The sequence CCGAGCCCCCGAACCGGCCCCCGATCGGTGTCCACGACGGGCCGGTCCGGACCGGGCGCGGCGCCCAGCAGCAGCAACACGACGGGGAGCAGCAGGGCCCATCGGCGACTGAACCGGCGGAAGTCGGTCACGGCCGACGCCCTTTCCCCCTCGGGCCCGGGCCGGGGCCCGGGTGGGGACCCCCGTTTGCCCGCCCCGAATGGCGCAGTGAGCGGAAGTGGCACTCAATGTAACAAAGCGTGCGCTTCCCATGACGCACGATGACCGGCGCGCGATTGCGTAGACCCGCGCGTCGGCGAACGGAGCTTTCCATGAATGACCCCATCACCCTCGCGGCGAAACAGCACGAAGACCGCCACGGGACCCCCGACCCCATCGCACCGGACGAGCCGACCACGCCGCCCATGCGGACCCTGCTGGAAACGGCGGCCACCTGCCGTCCGGTCGAGGAGGTCACCGCACTCGTGAGCCTTCTCAAGGAGGGCGGCCCGCTGCCCGACGCCGGGCACGACGCACTGCGCACGGCCGCCGTGACCCGACCGGTGCAGGACGTACGACGGATGGTCGCCCTGCTGGGCGAGTCGCCGCACGAGGTCGCCGAGGCGGACCTCACGCTGCGCGCCGCCGCCGTCGGACGGTCCATCGAGGACGTCGCCCTGCTGGTGACCATCCTCGGCAAGGAGGACGCGGCGGAGACGGAGCGTCGGGGCCGCGCCGGGCCCGCCGGTCCGGCCGCGCCGGACGCCGCCCCGCCCGGCCCGCTCCCGGAGCCCTCCGCTCAGCCCGCGCAGGAGCGGCACGAGGCACCGTACGAACCGCGCCACCCGGAGCTGTACGACGCCCCGTACCAGGCGCCGCCCCGGCGCACCGCTCCCGCCGACCCGCCCGCCGCCTCCCGCGACCGGGCGCTGCGGCGCGTCCTGCGCTGGCCCGTCGCGATCACCCTGCTGGTCAGCGGCGCCCTGCACCTGCCGAACGACCTGACCGCCCTGCCGTTCGCGGCCGCCGTCGACTACCTGCCCCTCCTCGTCACCGTGCTCTGCCTGGTGAGCGGCGCGCTGGTGGCGCTCCGGGACACCACGGCGGTGTGGCGGGCGGGCGCGGCCACCGCGCTCGGCGTGGTCGCCCTGCACGTGCTGGGCGGGTCGCTGCGGTACGACCCGCTGGCGGGCGCGGTGGGCGGCGCCCTGGCCGGGGCCGGAGTCGCCGTCGTGCTGTGCGCGGCGGTGGGTGCGGTCCTCGCCGGTCTGGCCCTGAGGAACCGCCGGGAGCCCACGGCCTGACCGGCCCACGGCCCGGCCCCTCGGCTCCACCGGAACGGCACCCCGCGCCTCGTGCGCGGGGTGCCGTTCCGTTCGGGGTCGGGCGTGGCCGTCCGGGTCGGGCACGGCCCGACTCGACCCGCGCGGTCACGCGAGCAGGTTCACCGCACGGGTGAACACCCGCGGCAGCCGAGCGGCCAGCGGGACGATCCGTGGCGCGAGGCGCGGCCGGTGACGGGCCCACAGCAGGGACGCGGTGAGCGCCCGGTAGCTGCGCGACAGGTCCCGCCAGGCCTGTTCGTAGGCCTGCGGACGCCCCGCCCGCACGCACCGCACCAGCTCGCCCGCGGCCGTCACGGCCAGGGTGAGCCCCTCACCGGTCAGTGCGTCCACGTACCCGGCCGCGTCCCCCACGAACAGCACGCGCCCCGCCACCCGTACGCGGGCCCCCTGGCGCAGCGGCCCGGCCCCGCGCACCGGCGTACCCGCCGCCGCGGCCAGCCGCTCCGACAGCACCGGGAAGCGGGCGAGTTGTACGTCGAACGGGGCCTGATCGGAGGTCAGCACGGCCACGCCGATCCGGTCGGGCCCCAGCGGCGTGACATAGGCCTCGCACCGCTGCGCCCAGTGCACCTCGACGAGGTCGCTCCACGGCGGGACGGCGTAGTGGCGACGCAGTCCGTAGCGGGCCGGGCCGTGGGGCGAGCGCGGCGCCGACAGGCCGAGCCCGCGCCGGACGGGCGAGTGCAGGCCGTCCGCGGCAACCAGGTAGCGGGCGGTGAGCCCGGCCGCGGCGACCTGGTCGACGTCCTGGCGCACCTGGTCGACGCGCCCGGGGAGCACCCGTACCCCGAGCTGCGCGGCGCGTTCGGCCAGCGCGGCCTGGAGGTCCGTGCGCCGGGCGCCGAGACCCGGCCCGGACCGGAACAGCCCCTCGGCCGCGCGGCCGCTCACGCCGTCGACGTAGCGGATGCCGTGGAACGGCTGCCCGCCGACGGCGACGCCGAGCTCCCGGAGGTGGCGTACACCTCCCGGCATCAGCCCCTCCCCGCAGGCCTTGTCGATGGGGGTGGGCCTCGGCTCCACGACCACCACCTCGAGGCCGGCGAGCACGCCGTGGATGGCGGTGGCCAGTCCGGCCGGGCCGCCGCCCGCGATCAGCAGGTCGATCACGAGGCGGCGCCGGCCGAGGGGACGGAGGCGGGCGCCCGCAGCCGGCCGCCGTCGGTGAGGGCGGCGTCCTCGCAGTCGATCCGTACGCGCAGCAGCAGAAGATTGAGCACGGTGAAGCCGAGCGCCGTCATCCAGGCGGTGTGCACCAGCGGTAGCGCGACGCCTTCCGCCACCACCGCCACGTAGTTGGGGTGGCGCAGCAGCCGGTACGGTCCCCTCTCCACCAGCGGCAGTCCGGGAACGACGAGCACCCGCGTGTTCCAGCGCTTCCCGAGGGTGGCGATGCACCACCACCGAAGGCCCTGGGCGGCGAGCGCGACGGCGAGGGCCGACCAGCCGAGCAGGGGGACGAACGGCCGCCCGGCCGCCCAGGGTTCCACCACGCAGCCCACGAGCAGCGCGGTGTGCAGGGCGACCATGGCCGGGTAGTGGCCGCGGCCGTACTCGCGGCCGCCGCGGGCCAGGCTCCACGCCGTGTGGCGGCGGGCCGTGATCAGCTCGGCGAGCCGCTCGGCGGCGACCAGGCCGATGAGCAGCAGGTACGGGGTCAGGGAGGCGGGGACGGTCAGGGCGGGGATCGAGATCATCGGGGTCACCAGCGCAGGAGGACGAGTTCGGACGCGAAGCCGGGACCGAAGGCGAGCATCAGCCCGACCGATCCGGGCGGGGGCGGTCCCGCGCTCTGGACGCCGTCCAGGATGTGCAGGACCGAGGCGGAGGAGAGGTTGCCCACGGCCGCGAGCGAGCGCCGGCTGGCGGCGAACGCCGAATCCGGCAGCGCGAGGGCGTCCGAGAGGGTGTCGAGGATCTTCGGTCCGCCGGGATGGCAGATCCAGGCGTCGACGTCCGCGGGCTTGAGGTCGTGCGCGGCGAGGAAGGACTCGACCTCCTCGGCCACGTGCAGCCGGACCAGGTCCGGCAGTTCGCGGCCCAGCACCATACGCATGCCCCAGTGGCCGATGTCCCAGCCGAGGAGGTGCTCGGTGCCCGGGTAGAGGCGACTGCGGGCGGCCACCACCTCGGGCCCGACGCCGGTGGCGTGCAGAGGGTGGTCACGTCCCACCGCCACCAGCGCCCCCGCGCCGTCGCCGAACAGGGCTCCGGCCACCAGGTTCGCCATCGAGGTGTCGGTGGACTGGAGGGTGAGCGAGCACAGCTCGGTGGACAGCAGGACCGCCGCGTGGCCGGAACGGCCCGTCAGATGGTCGTGGACATGGCCCACTCCGGCGGCGCCGGCCGCGCAACCGAGGCCGAAGAGCGGCACCCGCCGTACGTCGGGACGCAGGCCCGCGCGGGCGGCGAGACGGGCCTCCAACGAGGGCGTCGCGAGCCCGGTCACCGTGGTCGACATGACCAGGTCGACCTCCCCGGCCGCCAGGCCGGCGTCGCGGAGGGCGAGTTCGAGTACCTGGGCGCCGAGATCCAGGGCCGTCTCGATGAAGAGGGCGTTCGTCGCGCCGAAGTCGTTCCCCGGACCGTACCGCTCCAGCGGCAGCGCGAGATGTCGGCCGTCCACGCGCACCGAGCCGTGGATACGGCGCAGCAGGGCGGTGTCGGAGCCCGGAGGCAGGAAGCGGGCGAGCGCCTCCGTGATCTCGGACTGGGGGTGGCGATGAGGCGGGAACACGCTGCGCACTGCCAGAACACGTGTCATTCGGTCACCATAGAAAACAACTGACACATCATTATGAATCAGGCGAACCGGGCGCGGCGCCGCATAGCGTGTCGCCGTGCCCGCGACGCGAACCACGCAGACCCACGAGAACGCCGAAGCCCCCGGGCGCGCGGCGTCCGGCCCCGCCCGCGTCCTCGCCCTCACCCGAGGCCTGGCCGCCGCCTGCCACCCG comes from Streptomyces virginiae and encodes:
- a CDS encoding NAD(P)/FAD-dependent oxidoreductase, which gives rise to MIDLLIAGGGPAGLATAIHGVLAGLEVVVVEPRPTPIDKACGEGLMPGGVRHLRELGVAVGGQPFHGIRYVDGVSGRAAEGLFRSGPGLGARRTDLQAALAERAAQLGVRVLPGRVDQVRQDVDQVAAAGLTARYLVAADGLHSPVRRGLGLSAPRSPHGPARYGLRRHYAVPPWSDLVEVHWAQRCEAYVTPLGPDRIGVAVLTSDQAPFDVQLARFPVLSERLAAAAGTPVRGAGPLRQGARVRVAGRVLFVGDAAGYVDALTGEGLTLAVTAAGELVRCVRAGRPQAYEQAWRDLSRSYRALTASLLWARHRPRLAPRIVPLAARLPRVFTRAVNLLA
- a CDS encoding isoprenylcysteine carboxyl methyltransferase family protein, whose amino-acid sequence is MISIPALTVPASLTPYLLLIGLVAAERLAELITARRHTAWSLARGGREYGRGHYPAMVALHTALLVGCVVEPWAAGRPFVPLLGWSALAVALAAQGLRWWCIATLGKRWNTRVLVVPGLPLVERGPYRLLRHPNYVAVVAEGVALPLVHTAWMTALGFTVLNLLLLRVRIDCEDAALTDGGRLRAPASVPSAGAAS
- a CDS encoding type III polyketide synthase, which translates into the protein MTRVLAVRSVFPPHRHPQSEITEALARFLPPGSDTALLRRIHGSVRVDGRHLALPLERYGPGNDFGATNALFIETALDLGAQVLELALRDAGLAAGEVDLVMSTTVTGLATPSLEARLAARAGLRPDVRRVPLFGLGCAAGAAGVGHVHDHLTGRSGHAAVLLSTELCSLTLQSTDTSMANLVAGALFGDGAGALVAVGRDHPLHATGVGPEVVAARSRLYPGTEHLLGWDIGHWGMRMVLGRELPDLVRLHVAEEVESFLAAHDLKPADVDAWICHPGGPKILDTLSDALALPDSAFAASRRSLAAVGNLSSASVLHILDGVQSAGPPPPGSVGLMLAFGPGFASELVLLRW